In Bacillota bacterium, a single window of DNA contains:
- a CDS encoding segregation/condensation protein A: MSEVVVSCENFSGSFAKLVRLLVEHEMDILSVRLENIVAQVIETIMDCYAPLSVDEAGVQLVLCSTLLRLKSRRLLPADEVEETEALATISSTLPPSLAADFPYENYREVVLVLENLASQSALLSPRGATGALDMPTANVLLGKVSLLSLTAAFEQALRTRSPHFLEIAPPECSLPWAMDVLRRTIGRQGRVQFAQILPATCSRLEIIMIFLGLLELIRLGEVVLHGESTNFYLESKEGGQVA, encoded by the coding sequence ATGAGTGAAGTAGTAGTCAGCTGCGAGAATTTCTCGGGATCTTTTGCCAAGCTCGTGCGCCTGCTCGTGGAGCATGAAATGGATATACTGTCTGTGCGCTTAGAGAACATTGTCGCGCAGGTCATCGAAACTATTATGGACTGCTATGCGCCTTTGTCTGTCGATGAGGCAGGAGTGCAGTTGGTGCTTTGTTCTACACTCCTGCGACTGAAGTCGCGTCGGCTACTGCCTGCTGACGAAGTAGAAGAGACTGAGGCTCTGGCGACTATAAGTTCCACCCTGCCGCCGTCTCTCGCGGCGGATTTTCCCTATGAAAATTATCGTGAGGTTGTGTTAGTACTCGAAAACTTGGCCTCTCAGTCGGCCCTGCTCAGTCCGCGTGGCGCAACAGGGGCTCTAGACATGCCCACAGCCAATGTCTTACTCGGTAAAGTATCGCTGCTTTCGTTAACGGCAGCGTTTGAGCAGGCGCTGCGCACGCGGAGCCCCCATTTTCTCGAAATAGCGCCGCCCGAGTGCTCCTTGCCTTGGGCCATGGATGTACTGCGCCGCACTATCGGAAGGCAGGGCAGGGTTCAGTTTGCGCAGATTCTTCCTGCCACTTGCTCTAGACTCGAGATAATCATGATTTTCTTAGGACTGCTAGAACTGATTCGCTTGGGAGAAGTCGTGCTCCATGGCGAATCGACTAATTTTTACTTAGAGAGCAAGGAGGGCGGCCAAGTTGCTTAG
- the scpB gene encoding SMC-Scp complex subunit ScpB: protein MLSKQGLLEALLFASGEPIEKTRLRELLSLDEKSLDLLVEQLECSFAEATRGVQLRYTNDSLQLLTKPEAADLVLRLTAVRQYRLSQPTLEVLAIVAYKQPITRAEIEEIRGVKCERALLTLAEKELVCEVGRKDTIGRPILYGTTERFLHHFNLRSLKDLPTPGLLP, encoded by the coding sequence TTGCTTAGTAAACAGGGGTTGCTCGAAGCGCTTCTCTTTGCTTCCGGCGAACCTATCGAAAAGACCCGACTCCGGGAACTGCTATCCCTAGACGAGAAAAGCCTAGACCTTCTGGTGGAACAATTAGAGTGTAGCTTTGCTGAGGCAACGCGAGGCGTACAGCTCCGGTATACTAACGATAGTTTACAGCTATTGACGAAACCAGAAGCTGCTGATTTAGTGCTACGACTTACCGCGGTACGGCAGTACCGGTTGTCGCAACCGACACTTGAGGTTCTAGCGATTGTGGCCTACAAGCAGCCCATTACAAGGGCAGAAATCGAAGAAATACGCGGAGTTAAGTGTGAGCGGGCCTTACTGACATTAGCGGAAAAAGAGTTAGTGTGTGAAGTGGGGCGCAAAGACACCATCGGTCGCCCCATACTATATGGCACTACCGAACGCTTCCTGCATCACTTCAACCTCCGTTCGCTCAAGGATTTGCCAACACCCGGCTTGCTACCTTAA
- a CDS encoding DUF2953 domain-containing protein, with the protein MELQILAIMLVVLGVVALLLAKAEVELKYERKGSDDRVTIRMLGPYGVVFQRTEVSVVDLGPTLESLRLEVQVTTKEEVGDAPVVDYRMEADISDSQKLLRLARAVQGLVQDYRRVIQYAERRTKLRSLSWQTAIGTGDAASTAILCGMLWGLKGMLLGSLQSRLTIEDKNMTIAVFPSFNERKFQTFLHCILSLRVVHIIGAGYILWKEKRKRKKRGERSGKSSNPRADEDSHGKHSGHGRRQHHCW; encoded by the coding sequence ATGGAGCTGCAAATTTTAGCCATCATGTTAGTCGTGCTAGGCGTGGTGGCACTCTTACTAGCAAAAGCTGAGGTCGAGTTAAAGTATGAGCGCAAAGGGTCTGATGATCGCGTTACCATTCGCATGCTCGGCCCCTATGGCGTAGTTTTCCAGCGCACAGAGGTTTCTGTGGTAGATCTTGGCCCCACCCTGGAGTCCTTGCGATTAGAAGTGCAGGTGACCACCAAGGAAGAAGTGGGAGATGCTCCTGTTGTTGACTACCGCATGGAGGCTGATATCAGCGACAGCCAGAAGCTGCTGCGACTAGCGCGGGCGGTGCAGGGCTTAGTACAGGATTACCGACGAGTCATCCAGTACGCAGAGCGAAGAACTAAATTGCGCTCCCTATCATGGCAGACCGCCATTGGTACGGGAGATGCGGCCTCTACAGCGATTCTCTGCGGCATGCTCTGGGGTTTAAAGGGCATGCTCCTCGGGTCACTACAGTCTCGCCTCACCATAGAGGACAAAAACATGACCATAGCGGTCTTTCCGAGCTTTAACGAGCGCAAATTCCAGACCTTCTTGCACTGCATATTGTCCTTGCGAGTCGTACATATTATAGGTGCAGGCTATATTCTATGGAAAGAAAAACGTAAGCGTAAAAAAAGGGGTGAACGCAGTGGAAAGTCATCCAATCCAAGGGCTGATGAAGACAGCCATGGAAAGCATTCAGGACATGGTAGACGTCAACACCATTGTTGGTGA